In the genome of Longimicrobium sp., the window ACATCAAAGTCGGGCGTCGAAAAAAGGGAGGGCACGAGGGGGAACTCGATATCGTAGCGTTCCACCCCGACCGTCAGCATCTTGTCCATATCGAGACTTCGCTGGACGCGCAGGCGTGGGAAAAGCGAGAAGTCCGATTCGCCAAGAAGTTCGAACTGGGACGCCAGTTCATCCCGTCACTGTTCTCCGGCCTTGCTATACCTTCTGAGATCGAGTCCCATGCAGTTCTCCTCTTTGCAGCAAAGACGGGTGGTCGCAAGAGTCTTGGCGGGGGTCGGTTGATTTTAGTCAGTGAACTGCTCGAGGAGATCTTATCCACACTCGTTTCGGTCAGTATCCTCTCGAATATGGTTGACGAACAGAAACCACTGTTGCGAACCCTGCAGTTCGTTGCCTATCATCGGAAGCAGCTTGCCGCAGTGCTTCAACGCTGAACACCGCAAGTGCCGGAAAATACGCTATATCCGTCGATGTCCGGCCGAGTCCCACGCTGACATCACGCCCCGGCCTCTTCCAGTTCCGACCAGCGCGCGTAGAGCGCATCCACCGCTTCGCCGGCCTCTTTGAACGCCGCCGTGACGCGCGCTACCTCGTCGGCGGGGCCGGCGTAGAGCGTGGGATCGGCCAGGCGCGCGGAGAGTTCTTCCTTGCGCGCCTCGGCCGCGGTGATGGCAGCCTCCATCCCATCCAGCTCCTTCTTTTCCTTGTAGCTCAGCTTGCGCCCGCCCTCGTCCTTCTTGGCGGGGGCTGAGGACGTCGCGGCCTTGCGCGCGGTCGTCTGGGCGGTGGCGGCTTCGGCCTCCTTCTGCTCCTTGAGACGGCGGTAGAGGTCGTAGTTGCCCTCGTGGCGGTGAAGCACGCCGTTGCCCTCGAAGACGATCAGCCCCGTCGCGACCTTGTCCAGAAAGAAGCGATCGTGCGTTACCATCAGCACGCACCCGCCATAATCCGCTAGGACGGACTCCAGCACTTGCAGCGTCACCAGGTCCAGGTCGTTCGTAGGCTCGTCCAGGATCAGCAGGTTGGCGTCCAGCAGGAACAGGCGCGCCAGCAGCAGCCGGTTGCGCTCGCCGCCGGAAAGCGAGCGCACCACCTGGCGCTGCTTCTCGGGCGGAAACAGGAACGTTTCCAGGTAGCTGCGCAGGTGCGTGCGCTGGCCGCCCACCATCACCCAGTCGCTGTCGGCCGCGGCCTCGTAGATGGAGTGGTCGGGATTCAGCTCTTCGCGGCGCTGGTCGAAGTAGGCGAAACGCGTGTTCTTGCCCACCTCCACCTCGCCGGCGTCGGGCGGCTCCTGCCCCAGGATGATGCGCAGGAGGGTGGTCTTCCCCGCCCCGTTCGGCCCGATGATGCCGATGCGCTCGCCCGCCTGCAGCATGCCGTTGAAGCCGCGGATCAGCACACGCTCATCGAACGACTTGGCGATTCCGTGCAGGTTCAGCACGGTGCGCCCCAGGCGCGGCGCCTCATTCAGGTTGATCTCCACGGCGTCGCGGTTGGGCATCCGCTTATCCTTCTGCTCCTTCTCCAGCCCGCCCAGCCGCCCGATGCGCGCCTTCTGCTTGCCCGTGCGCGCGGATGGCGAGCGCCGCACCCACGCCAGCTCCTGCGCGATCAGCTTCTTGCGCTTTTCCTCCTCCACCGAGGCGCGCTCCATCCGCTCGGCCTTGGCCTCCAGGTACTCGGTGTAGCCGCCGGGATAGCCCGTAAGCTCGCCGGTGGAAACCTCCAGCATCCGCGTGACCACGCGGTCCAGGAAGTAGCGGTCGTGAGTGATGAGCAGCACCGCGCCGGGATACTCCTGCAGGTGCTCCTCCAGCCAGGCCGTGGTGTCGGCATCCAGGTGGTTGGTGGGCTCGTCGAGCAGCAGCAGCTCCGGCTGCTGAAGAAGCACACGGGCCAGCGCCACGCGCTTGCGCTCGCCCCCGGACAGGCCCTCCACCGGCCGCTCCCAGTGCGCCACGTCCAGCTTGGTGAGGATGGCCTCCATCCGGTGCTCGTAGTCCCACCCGCCCAGCGCGTCGATGCGGCCAGCCGCGCGCTCCTGCCGCGCCAGCAGCCGGTCGACGTCGCCCTCCCCCGCCGTGAGCGCCTGGGCCACCGCGTGGTACTCGCTGATGGCGTCCAGCAGCTCGGGCTTGCCGCCCGCGACGGCGGAAAGGATCGTGGCGCCTGGGTCGAACTCGGGCTCCTGCGACAGGTAGCCGGCGCGGATCCCCCGCTGGAAGGCGAGCGTGCCGCCCTCGTGCCCCTCGAGCCCGGCCACGATGCGGAACAGGGTGCTCTTCCCCGATCCGTTGACGCCGATGAAGCCCACCTTGTCGCCCTCGTCCACCGCGAACGAAACGCCATCGAAGACGACGCGGGTGCCGTAGCTCTTCTTGAGACTCTGGACGTTGAGGACGTTCATTTCCGATTCACGTGCGGTGACTGAAGGTGCGCGCGCCAACCTACGAGTACACCGCAGAAAACAGAAGGCCTCACACGGAGGGCACGGAGTACACGGGGGAGCGGCGGAGGGGATTGCCTTCCTCCTCCGTGACCTCCGTGCCCTCCGTGTGAGATGCAGTTTCGCAGCGGAACTGGGCCCCCGCTCCGGCGTACGGGAACATCCGACGGGCACAAGGGATGCGCATCCCGGTGCCAACCCGTCCCCCGACACGCGTGGTGCCGATGCTTCTGTGGATGTTCTTCATCTTCGTTGCGTTCATCTCCAAGCTGCTGCTTGCGATCGCGATGTGCTACCTGATCTTTCCCTCGGAGCGCACCTGCGACGAATGCGACGCGGAAACGCTTCCCGTGCGGATGGGGATGGGCGGCCGGATGCTGCAGAGGCTGTTGATGGGCAAGCTTCAGCGACGCTGGTGCCCGCGCTGTGGATGGGAAGGCCTGACGCGCACCTCCGACGCCGACGTGGTGCCGACGAACGCCCTGGTGCCACAGAACCTGTCATCCTGAGGCCCAAGCGCGCCGCACCCGCCCGCAGTACATCCCACGCGGCCGAAGAATCTAGCCGCGGACACGTAATCGCATGGGCGCGGCAGCGGTGATGGAAGCCGAGGCATTCACCTGCCTGCCTGAGCGGGTGAGCCCGTCGCTGGGACAGCGGAAAGCCCCGACTCGGGGCCGCTGCCGCGTCCCGCTCGGGGCTTCCCCCGCACGCGCACCACACCTGCCGAAGCGCATCTGTCATCCCGAGGAGCGGCCCCACCGAACCCGCCCGGTCGCCGACGATAGCAGCGACGAGGGATCCGCCACACAGCGATCGCAAAGTACGAGAGCCTCAGCGTGCACCGCCGGCCCCTGAGCGGGTGAACCCGCCGCTGGGAAAGCGGAAAAGCCCCGACTCGGGGCCGCTGCCGCGTCCCGCTCGGGGCTTTACCCGCACGCGCACCACACCTGCCGAAGCGCGTTCGAATTCTCCCCTCTCCCGCTCGCGGGAGAGGGGCCGGGGGAGAGGGCAGCCGGGGCATGCGCCGGCCTCCGTCGAAATGCCA includes:
- a CDS encoding ABC-F family ATP-binding cassette domain-containing protein translates to MNVLNVQSLKKSYGTRVVFDGVSFAVDEGDKVGFIGVNGSGKSTLFRIVAGLEGHEGGTLAFQRGIRAGYLSQEPEFDPGATILSAVAGGKPELLDAISEYHAVAQALTAGEGDVDRLLARQERAAGRIDALGGWDYEHRMEAILTKLDVAHWERPVEGLSGGERKRVALARVLLQQPELLLLDEPTNHLDADTTAWLEEHLQEYPGAVLLITHDRYFLDRVVTRMLEVSTGELTGYPGGYTEYLEAKAERMERASVEEEKRKKLIAQELAWVRRSPSARTGKQKARIGRLGGLEKEQKDKRMPNRDAVEINLNEAPRLGRTVLNLHGIAKSFDERVLIRGFNGMLQAGERIGIIGPNGAGKTTLLRIILGQEPPDAGEVEVGKNTRFAYFDQRREELNPDHSIYEAAADSDWVMVGGQRTHLRSYLETFLFPPEKQRQVVRSLSGGERNRLLLARLFLLDANLLILDEPTNDLDLVTLQVLESVLADYGGCVLMVTHDRFFLDKVATGLIVFEGNGVLHRHEGNYDLYRRLKEQKEAEAATAQTTARKAATSSAPAKKDEGGRKLSYKEKKELDGMEAAITAAEARKEELSARLADPTLYAGPADEVARVTAAFKEAGEAVDALYARWSELEEAGA